CAGGTGGTGGTGCTCACGGACATTCTGGGTGACGAGGACCGCATGGGCGACATGGACTTCAAGGTAGCCGGGACGGAAAAGGGCATCACCGCCTTCCAGATGGATGTGAAGGTGCCCGGGATTACCCGGGAGATCATGGCCCGGGCGCTTTCCCAGGCCCGGGAGGCCCGTCTTAAGATCCTCGCCCGCATGCGGGAGACCCTGGATCGCCCCCGGGAGAGCCTTTCCGTGTACGCCCCCAGGGTCATCACCCTGGAGATCAATCCTGAAAAAGTGGGGCAGGTCATCGGTCCGGGGGGTAAAACCATCAAGGGTATTATTGCCGCCTGCGGGGATGTGAAGATCGACATAGACGATCAGACCGGTCTGGTGCGCATCTACTCCTCGGATCTGGAGACCGCCCGCAAGGCCGCCCGCATGATCGAGGAACTCACCCAGGAGGCCGAGGTGGGGAAGCTCTACCTGGGGAAGGTAACCCGGGTGACGGACTTCGGGGCTTTCGTGGAGCTCTTTCCGGGCACGGTGGGGCTGGTGCACATCTCCCAGCTCGATCACCGCAGGGTGCGCAGGGTTACGGACATTCTCAACGAGGGCGACGAGGTGCTGGTGAAGGTCATCGACATCGACAAGGCCGGTCGCATCAAGCTTTCCCGCAAGGCCGCCCTTGAGGAATCGGTGCGGGAAATGGGGAAGGAGACCGGGGGAGAGGGCTCAGGCGAGTAGTTTTTCGAGAACGGCCGCGTGTAGCCACATCTTGTTTTCGGACTGATCCCACACCACCGACTGCGGCCCTTCCAGAACCTCCTCGGTGATTTCCTCCCCCCGATGGGCCGGCAGACAGTGGAGGACTATGGCCTCCGGAGCCGCGTGCCGAAGGAGCCGGCTATTCACCTGATAGGGTTGAAACACCCGTCGTCTTTCCTCGGCCTCGGCCTCCTGGCCCATGCTGGCCCAGACATCGGTGTTTACCACCTCGGCACCCCTTACGGCCTCCACCGGATCCCGGAGAAGGGCTATGCGGGCTCCCCGGCTACGGGCCTCCTCCAGAACCTCCGGATCGGGATCGTAACCCTCCGGACAGGCCAGGCGCAGCTCGAACCCGAAAAGGGCTGCGGCCTCGATCCAGGAGTTGGCCATGTTGTTCCCGTCTCCCACCCAGGCCACCACCAGATCCCCGAGTTTCCGTCCGGTTTCCACCACGGTCATGAGATCCGAAAGGACCTGACAGGGGTGAAAGCGGTCCGAAAGACCGTTTATGACCGGGACCTCGGCGTAGGCGGCCAGTTCCTCCACCACCTCCTGACCGAAGGTGCGCACCACTATCCCGTCCACATAGCGGGAGAGCACCCGGGCGGTGTCCTTGAGGGGTTCCCCCCGGGCGAGCTGAAGGTCCCGCGAGGAGAGGAATATGGTCTGCCCCCCGAGTTTCATCATGGCGGCCTCGAAGGAAACCCGGGTGCGGGTGGAGGGTTTCTCAAAAATGAGGGCCAGAATTTTGCCCAGGAGGGGACGATGAGGAACCCCGGCCCTGAGCCGTTTCTTCAGCTCCAGACCCCGACGAATAAGTCCTTCGGCCTCCTCCGGCCGGAGATCCAGAATCCGTTTTAGGTGTTTCATTTTCCTATCCCGCCGGTGAACTTAATCGGATTTTAGGCTCTGTTTCCCAAGAGGTCAACTTGAAGTAAACTGCTCCCCGGAGAAGATGATGATTAGCGAAGCACCCCCGGACATTATGGAACTGAAAAAACAACTTCGAAAGGAAATGCTTCAAAAAAGGAGCGAGCTTTCCCCTGAAGAAAGGGAGAATTTATCCTTGTCTATCTGTCATCGTTTTCTTAAAACTGAACTTTTTGAAAGGTCTCGTACTATTTTATTTTTTGCCTCTTTTGGCACCGAAGTGAATCTTTTTCCTGCATTGGGAGCAGCTCTTCTACAGGGAAAAAGAGTAGGTCTTCCCCGCACCGTGATCTCCCGGCGGACTTTATTCTTCCATCAAATTTTTACCCTTGGAGAGTTGGTTCCGGGGCCTTATGGAATTTTAGAGCCTCCCCCGGAAAATCCTTTGATTTCGCCGGATGAAGTTGATCTCGTACTGGTTCCGGGGCTTGCTTTTGACCGGAGTGGTTATCGCCTAGGCTACGGAGGGGGATTCTACGATCGTTTTCTCCGGGAAATTCGTGCTATTAAGGTGGCTCCGGCTTTTTCTTTTCAGGTGGTGAAGAACCTGCCCCACGAGAAACACGACCTCCCCGTAGATTTCATTATTACAGAGAGGGAGATTATAATACCGGAAATCTCTCCTCTCGCACCTTAAATCAGCCTTCTTTTTTTAAGTGCGGGCGATGGTATCTGAGCTTCTGGGAGTGGAATATTTTTTCCGCAAATGATTGTTGGGAGATTTTTCACAAATTACTGAAAAAATTTCGAGAAAAATTTTGAAAACTCCGTTAATGAATTGTTTTGGTAATTGATATTCTTTTAAGAACGATGTAGAAAAGGATAAGAAGGTGGTGGAGTTAGTGGGATTGTAGACGAGCTGTCTTTTCGGCGTAAGCTTTGGGAGGTTATTTCTCTCACTCCTGAGGATTTCTGGATTTCTCTGCCTTTTTGTTCCTCCCCGCGAGGATTTTTTGCTCATCGAATAGGAGAATTTTTGAGGAAATTTTTTCTTGATCCGGAAAGTTCCGAAATTAACGATATCATTAGGGAACTGGGGGAACATCATTACAGAGTTGGGGTAAGTCCGTCAGAATTCAATATGGCATTATTTGAGCTGTGGCGACGGATTGTGCAACTTATTTCTTGTAAAGGGGCCCGGCAGCTTGAGGACCTTCTGGGACAACTTTTCTTTGAGCTTTCGGCCCGGGTCTTTCAGGCCTATTTTGAGGCCCGGGAACGGGATCTCCGCGAAGCCCGAGAGGAACTGGAGGTTCTAACCAGGATATATGCCCTTTTGCGGGAAATTAATCTTCTCATTTTTGAGGAACGTTCTGACCCCCGGAAGCTCTTTCAGGAGGCCTGTGGGATTATGATTCGTACCGGGGGGTTCGCCCTGGCCTGGGTGGGTTTGGCTGGGGAGGTGGTAGCCGCTGCAGGGGAGACCGCGGTACTGGAAGGGGTGCCCCCCCTTAAAGAAATTGCAGAGGGAAAAAATCCTCATCTTGTGACCCTTAAGGAAGGAAGATCGGTAATTGTACTGGATACCCGAGATGAAGATATATTTGCTGTTTGGGCCGAAAAGGTCCGAGATTTTGGATTTGGTTCGTTTGTAAGCCTCCCCTTGTATCTTGACGGGCTTAAGGGAGTTCTGGCTCTTTATGCGGAGGCCCCTTTACATTTTACCGATCGTGAGGTCAGGCTTCTTGAGGAGATAGCACGGGATCTCTCTCTGGGGTACCTACACATTGTAAAGACCCGGGAACTTGAGAAGGCGCTTTTCCGGGATCTTCTCACCGGGCTTCCGAACCAGCGGTTTTTACTGGCTGCCCTGGAGCACGAAATAGAGGTGGCTCGAATCGAAAAGCTTTCCCTGGCTCTGGTAAAACTGGATCTGGATCACTTCAGTTCCCTAAATATGGAATTGGGACGACTGAAGGGGGACAGGATTCTTAAGGTTGTGGGTGAACGTTTGTCCCGTTTGGTGAACCAGGCTGGAACTCTGGCCCGAATAGGTTCTGATGAATTTGCTTTCTCGTATTTGCTTCAGCGAATATCACCGGCCTTGCTTCTCACCCATCTTGAGAATTTATTCCAGGAACCCATAAGAGTTGAGCAGGAGGAGGTCAAGGTTTCTGCTTCTGTGGGAATAGCCCTTTTTCCGGAAGACGCCTCTTCTCCAGAGGATCTCATGGAGGCGGCTTCTGTAGCCCTCAGAGAAGCCAAAACCAGGGCTCCTCACGGGGTAGCCTTTTTTTCTCCAAATTTATCCAAAAAAGCTTTTCGGCATTTTGCTTTGATAAGAGAATTGGAAAAGGCTTTAGGGGAGCAACAATTTGAGCTATTTTTTCAGCCACGCATTCGTCTCCGTGAACGCAGGCCTGCGTCCTTGGAAGCGCTTTTGCGCTGGCGTCATCCCGAAAGAGGACTGGTAATGCCCGGAGAGTTTATTCCTGTACTGGAAGAGTCTGGCTTAATTGTGGAGGTAGGGTGCTGGGTTATACTCGAAGCAGCCCGTTTTCTGAGGGCTTGTCGCGAAAGTTTTCCGAAAATGCGCATTTCTTTCAATGTCTCGGTTAAGCAGTTTCTGGCTCGAGATCGCTTAATTCGTGTATTACAGGAGATCTTAGAGGACGGATTCTTGCCGCCCGGGGCTTTGGAGGTGGAAATTACCGAAAGTCTTCTTCTTGAGGCTGGTCCGGAGGCCAAGAGCTTGCTTAGCCGTATTCACGAATTAGGAATTGAGATTGCTCTTGATGACTTTGGAACGGGGTATTCGTCTTTCGCCTATCTAAAAGAGATTCCCGCCCGCACCCTTAAGGTGGATTATTCATTTGTGAGGGGGCTTCCCGAAAGCCGAGAGGATGCCGAGGCGGTGATGGCCATTGTATCCATGGCTCGGAATTTGGGTAAACGCGTGGTGGCGGAGGGGGTGGAGCGGAGGGAACAGTTGGCCTTTCTGGCGGGTTTGGGAGTGGATGAAGTTCAGGGTTTTCTTTTTTCGCGTCCTCTGGTAGCTGAGGAAACACTGAAATTTTTGAATAATTTCCGCTCTGAACGGTTCTTTTGGTAACACGAGGTTGACCTGCTCCCCCCATTTTTCGAACCACCCGGGATGTTAGGATTTATAGGAATGACAACTCAAAATAATGGATGTGAGCCACGAAAAAGTTTGCTATCGACCGGATCATCAGAATCCTGGCCGAGGCCGACACCCCCGGTAACTCCGTAGCCGCTATCGCAAGAAAATACGGTGTATCGCGAGACCATCTACCGGTGGCGCAAAAAATACCGCGGGTTTTTTTTCCTCCTCAGAGGCCAAACGTCTCAAAGCCCTGGAAGAAGAAAATGCCCGGCTGAAACGACTGCTGGCCGAAAAAGAACTCGAAATCTTTATGGCCTGTATCGAAAGCTTGGTCTTAGTCTTTGTCTTCGCAAGAAGCGAGGCTGGCGGAGGACCCCGAGAACGGAAGAAGCTTTTCCCGTTGAGGTTGCCAGAAAGCCTTTGAAACGATGGAGCATGGATTTCAGTTTCGCTCCGGGGAATTCCGGAGGGTTTGTCGGAGGTGGAGGGTCAGGCAGAGGGTAATTCCTCCGGGCAGTCCTTATTGGAATGGATTCATGGAGAGCTTACACGGTAAAGAGGAAGTTGAGTGGCTTTCCAGGGAGGAGATCGAGAGGGACCGCTTACATAAAAAAACGATTAAAACCCTCACAGAATTTACCCTGCACATAGGAGGCCAAAAAAGGGATCACCGGAAAAATTCCAGGGGGCCGGAGGCCCCCCGATTATTACGAGACCCTTAGGCGGCGCCGCACCCCCACCAGAACACCCAGCCCCGGAAGGAGAAGGAACCCCGCCGGCGGAAGAGGCACCGCGCTGAGGTGAAGACCCCCCTCGGCCGAAATAGTGTCCCCCTGATAAGCCCTCCCCGAGAGGTTGAAGGTGGCGGAAATGGAATACCAGCCGGGCTCGAGAAAATAGGTGTAGGTGTACACATAATCACTCTCCGAGGTTATCCCCCGTCGGTTAATCTCGTCATGGACCCCCCACAGCTGGCCCTTCAGGGTATCCGGTTCCCCGTCCCCGTTAGAATCCTCATAGCGGTAGAGACTGAGGTCCCACCGTCCCTGGAGATAGTTCGCGTAGTCGAATTCCTCCTCGTTGAAGTTTTCCCCTCCGTAGTGCAGGAATTCGGTAACCCGCAGGGTGAGGGGCCTATCCAGGAAAAAGTAACCGTACTGCTGGGAGGTTCCGTAGAATCCGGCATAGTCGTGGGCGTTTACAAACATATTGGTGGAGGCCCCGCCGGAGATGGAAAGACCGCTCACCCCTCCCTCGTTGAGGAAACTCCGGACATTAAGCGAGGCCGCCCAGGTCTTCTCCACCGGACCGTAGGGCTTTGACTGGTGCTTCGAAAGGGATTTCTCCGCCGGGGGATCGTGTGCCCAGATTCCCACCGCGGTATCCGCGTGGTCACCACCCGACACATTGAACACATATTCGTTGGCGCTGTGATCGTAGGCCGTCACGCTTCCATAGGCATAAAAGCGAGCGATGTGATAGGGCCAGTTGTCATCCCAGTAGTAGGGGATGGGCGAAGCCCGAAGCCCCGTTCCTAAAAACAGCGCCAGGAGAAACACCAGAGCCATCATCTTAGTGGAGAAGAATCCCTTAAGCCTTTTCATGTCCCCCCTCCAAGGAAATTTTTTAATCAATTATTAAAACATGATGGAGTGGAATGTCAAGCCATAAGGCAGGATTTTATGCCATAAATTGCCCATAACATTCGATTTTTCTGCATCCTATTGCGCGATTTTTTGGTTTTCTGTCAATGCGGAGCACGGAGGTACGGTGACAGGGACGGCGAGCGGGGCAATTTATGAAGGGAGGGTGTTCCCCGGATCCGTTGGAGGCCGGTCAAGCTCGGTTTTTCGGTGGTAAGGGTATTATTTTGGTCAGTTCTTTGCGCAGATCTTCGAAAAAAGTATAGAAGAGGGGCACATAGAGGAGGGTAAGAAGGGTGGCCACGATCAGTCCTCCGATGGCCACCACCGCCAGGGGGGAGAGCCTTTCCAGCCCCAGGGCCCTTTCCGCGGCTATGGGAAGCATCCCGGTGATGGTCCCCAGGGCGGTCATTACGATGGGCCGGGTGCGCACCCGGATAGCCTCCTCAATGGCCTCGTGGAGGTCTTTCCCCCGGGCCCGGGCGCGCCTGATAAAGTCTATGAGGAGAATGGAGTTGTTGACCACGATCCCGGCAAGGAGGATCATGCCCATGGCCGCGGGCATGCAGAAGTGCCTCCCCACGAAAAGGAGCCCCCAGACCGCCCCGATCACCGAAAGCGGAATGGCCACCATGATGGTGAGGGGATCCAGGAAGGAGCGAAAGGTCGGAACCAGGGAAAAATAGAGAAGCATCAGGGCGAGGAGCAGGGCCCTGCGGAGCCGACCGAAAGCCTCCTTCATGTGTTTGATCTCCCCTTCCTGGGATATCCGGTAGCCGGGAGGAAGGGGAAGGACCGCAAGGAGGCGGTTCACCTGAGCCTGGAGGTGGGTGATGGCGGTGGTGTAACGATAGCCCAGGACATCCACCACCGGAGAGAGTCCCTGGCGCCTGTAAACGGTGAGAGTACGCGACTCCTCCAGACGGGCCATCTCGTTGAGGGGGATGGTGCCCCGGGGGGTATGTACCGGGAGGGTGTCCAGATCCGAGAGGGCCCGGCGTTCGCCATCCGGGAGACGCACCCGAATGACATAGCCGTCCTCCCCGGGCACCCGCAGGACGGAAGCGCGGGCTCCGCTGAAGGCCGCGCGCACGGTTCGGGCCAGATCGAGAGGGGAGAGCCCGTAGCGGACCGCCTTTTCCAGGTCGGGACGAATCAGGATTTCCACCCTGTCCGGGTACCAGTTGCGGGACACGGAGACCAGCCCCCGAACCTCGTGCAGCCGCACCACCACCTGATCCGCCAGTTGGTCGAGCACCCTCCGGTCCGGTCCGCTGATCATCACATCCACCGGAGCGGCGATGGAGGAGAGGGGCGTGGCCCCGAAGTCGTAAACATGTACATAACGCAGGCCGGGGATTTCCAGAAACCTCTCCCGAAGACGCCTTTCTATCTTCCAGATGCTTTCCTTCCGGTGAAAACGGTCCACGAAATGCACGGTGATGAGACCCTGCTGAGGCGTTCTCTCCGCCCCGAAGCTGATCACCCCGGGCTCGCTTCCCACCACGGTGGCCATGCGGATGAATCCCGGCGTCCTCCGGATAATCTCCTCCATGCGGTTTACGATTTCCTCGGTGCGGGAAAGGGAGGTATTGGCCCCGGTCTCGAAGGCGATCTTCACGATACCGGTGTCCATGGGGGGGCATGAGGTCCCGGCCCACAAGGGGCATCTGCCGGACACTGATCAGGAGAAGCCCTATCCCCAGGGGTCCGATGAAAAGAAATCTTTTCGTCACCGCGAAATCGAAAAGACGCACGAAGAAATTTCTGAGGGGTTCCAGCATCCCCTCGCCTACCCGGTGGAGCATCCGCTCCGGAAGGTTCCGGCTTCCGTCCCCGCGAAGGAGAAACCGGGAAAGCAGCGGGATCACCGTAACGGAGATTACATAGGAGGAGAGCAGGGCCAGGATGAGCACCGCGGCCAGCTGCCGGAGAATCTTCTCCACATAGCCCCCGATGAAGAGTATGGGCACCAGGACGGCCACGGTGGTGATGGTGCCGGCGAAGTCGGCCAGCATGATCTCCCGGGTGCCGTCCACCGCGGCCCGAAAGGGAGACTTGCCCAGGTGATGATGGCGATCGATGTTCTCAATCACCACGATGGCGTCGTCAAGAAGAAGCCCCACGGCTAGGATCACCGCGGTGAGGGTCACGATGTTGAGTTCGAAGCCGAACACCCTCATTCCGAAAAAGACCATAAAGTAGGTAAAAGGGATGGATATCGCGGCTAGCAGGGTCATCCGCAGACGGGCCAGAAGTACCAGGATCACGGCCACCGTAAGCACCACCGCATCCCGCAGGGCATCGATCATGTTGGCCACCGAGGTGCGGATGAGGTCCTCCTGGGTGTCCACGATCTCGAAGGTCAGATCCGGAAACTCGCTTTCGATCCGCGGAAGGGCCCGATGAAGGGCCTCGAGCGTGTCGGTGACATGTCCCTTTTCGGGACGCAGGATGTTGATCCCGATGGCCGGATGGCCGTTTCCGTGAAAGAAACTCTGTCTCTCCGTGTAGAGGACCCTCACCCGGGCGAGGTCCCGCAGGTGGATCTCCCCCCGCGGGGTGCGGGCCACCACCAGATCCAGAAGCTCTTCCGGTTTGAGCCTTTCCCCGGCCACCTTAATGAGGATCTGGTCCCGATCCCGGATAAGGAGCCCTCCGGGGATGTTGAGGTTTTGAGCGTAAAGAGCGGAGATCACCCGGGAGAGACTTAAACCGTAGCGGGCCAGCCGGTCGCGATCCACCTCCACCCTTATCTCCGGGAGATATCCGCCGAAGACCTCCACCTGGGCCACCTCCGGGATGCGCAGGAGGGCCTCGCGCAGTTCGTTGTCTGCTATCTGCCTGACCTTGGCGAGATCCAGAGGCGAGCCCGGGCGGGGACGGACCGCAAGCGTGCAGACCGGGGTGGTGGCGTCGCTCACCCGGAAGATCCGCGGGGGAAGAAGCCCCCGGGGAAGCTTCGCCCATATACGGTCAAGAGCGGCCGAAACATCCACCTCCGCGGAGTCCAGGCTCTTCTCGTATTCGAACTCCACGGAGACCACGGCCACCTCGTCCCGGGAGGAGGACCTGACCTTCCGTACCAGATCCAGGGTGGCCAGCTCCTTCTCCACCGGGCGGGCCACCTTGTCCTCCACATCCCCGGCCGAGGCCCCGGGCCAGACCAGCACCACCGCGATCTTCGGATAGTTGGCATCGGGAAAGAGGTTGAGCGGCATTTCGCGAAAGGAAACGATCCCCAGCACCACTCCGGCGAGGAGAAGAGAGGTGACCAGATAAGGATTGCGCAGGTAATCTTCCACGAAACTCATGAATTTTCCCTTTCGGGAAGGACCTCTTCTCCCTCGTGGAGCCGGAGGAGGGTGCTTTCCTCAGCCACCACCACCGGCACACCCGGGGAAAGATCCCCGGAAAGGACCACTTCCCCGCCGGAGCGCCCGCGCACCTTGACCCTCACCACCCGCACCCGGAATCCACCTTCCCCTCTTTCCACGGTGAAGACATAGGCGCCTTTCGTGGTTTCGAGGAGGGCCCGAAGGGGCACGATGAAGCCCTCGGCCTCGCCCGTGGCGAGATCCACCCCCACCCGGGCTCCGGAGGGAAGACCGAAGGGACGCGAGGGAAGCCTTATCTCCACCGTGGCCAGTCCTCCCTCTCCCACCGCGGGGTGAACCCGGAAGATCCGGACGGCCAGGCGCCTTTCCCCCTCGGTGAGAAAGGCCGGGGCCCCGGGTCGGAAGCGCACGGCCATGCGCTGGGGCACCCCCACCAGGACCCGATATCCCCGCGAGGGGGCCTCGATCACGAGGAGGGCCTTTCCCGGGACCACCATGTCCCCGGGTTCGGCAAGCCGGGCGGTCACCACCCCGGAAAAAGGGGCCCGGATAACCGTATAGGTGAGGTCGTTTTCCGCGGCGGAAAGCTCGGCCCGGAGGGTCTCGAGACGGGCCGCGGTCTCCCGAAAGGCGGATTCCGAAAGCTCGAAGGCCTCCTCCGAGATGGCCTTCTCCCGGTAGAGGACCCGATCCCGTTCGAAAATGCGCTTTCTGGTAAGGTAGCTGACCCGGGCGGCCTCGATCCGGGCCCTGAGCGAGGCGATGCGGGCCCGGATGGGAGCGTCGTCTATCCTGGCGAGCACCTCTCCTTTTTCCACCCTATCCCCCTCGTACTTGGTGAGGGAGAGGAGGTAACCGGAGAGCCGGGAGGAGATCCGGGCCGAAAGGAGGGGCCTTATTTCCCCCAGATAGTGTTCGGTGAGGAGGAGTTTTCCCCGCCGGATCGGGGCCACCTCCACCGGAAGGGGCGCCCTTCGCGGGGGAGGGAGCCGCCTGAGAGCGGCTCTTTTCTCCCTCACCTTTTGTACGGCGAAAACGATCGCGAGGCCGGCCACCAGAAGAACCAGGAGGGGTTTAATCCTGCGCATGACTCTCTCCTTCACAGGGAAGCTGGAGAAGACCCCGGGCGATCTCACCGGTGGCCCGCTGATAGGACACCACGGCACGGGCGTAACGGTAGAGAGCTTCCCGGTAGGCGGCCTCGGTCTCGGACCAGGCCGCCTGGGCGGCGAGGAGATCCGTCACGGTGCCGGCCCCGGTGCGATAGCGCAGGCTTTCCACCCGGAAGGCCTCCCGGGCGGCCTGCCGGGCCGCCTCAAGGGCCCGCACCCGGGCCCTGGCTTCGGCAGCCTCGGAGAGGGCCGCAAGAACCCTTCTTCGCACGGAAAGCTCCACCTGCCGCAGCCTCTCCCGGGCGGAAAGCTCCCGGGCCCGGGCCGCGGCCACCCTGGCCGAAATTGTTCCCCCGCTGAAAAGATTGAGCCGCAGACGGAAACCGGCCTCCCAGACCTCCTCGTCGTCATGGAGACCGGAGCCGGCCCGCCGGCCGTAGTCGACCAGGAAATCCAGACGGGGGAGGTGCCCGGATCTCTCCAGGCGGACCCTCTCCCGGGCCGCTTCAAATTCCCTCCGGGCCGCCTCCACCTCCGGGAGACAGAAAAGGATCCTCTCCCACTCGGGCTCCCGCGGAAGCGGAATGAGGGTGAGATTTCCGGAGAGCTCGAAGTCGCTCCTGGGAGACTCCCCCATAAGGACGGAAAGGGCCTCCTTGACCCGGCGCAGGGCCTGACGGGCCGAGGCCAGGGCCGCCTCCTCACTTTTGACCCGACTCTTCATCCGGAGGAGGTCCAGGGGCGGAACGCGCCCCACCCTGAGGCGCAGGGCCGCGTCCTTCTCCTCGCGCTTCAGCGCCGCAAGGACCCGCTCCCGGGCCCGGATAAGGCCGCGGAGATAAAGCCCCATGAAGTAGGTTCCTTTCACATTGGCCAGAAGGTCCAGGGCGGTCTCCCGCCGCAGGCTTTCGGCAAGCACGGTCCGGATCCCGGAAAGCCGCACCAGGGAGCGCAGCCGCCCTCCCTCGTAAAGGGGAAGACGCAGCTCCACCCCGGCGTAATAGATGTCCCGGCTGAAGGCCGGGAATTTCCCCGGCCCCTTGATGGGGGTAACGGCCTGGGGGTCGCTCAGGCGCCTGGCCTCGGCAAGAAAGTCGAGCTGCGGAAGGAGGACACCCCGGGCGGCCCGGCGTTCTCCCTCCGCGGCCCGAATCTCGTGCGCCCGGGCCAGGATCTCGGGGTTGTTCCTGAGGGCCCGGGAAAGGGCCTCCTCCAGGGTGAGCCGTTCTCCGGCCAGAACCCCGGAGGAAAGAAGAAATATCGCCCCCCAAAGGAGAAGAACCCTCACCTGGACCTCAGCAGTTCCTTTATCTCTTCTACGGAAAGGACCTTCCCCTGGGAGACCACCCTTCCGTCCACCACGAGCCCCGGGGTCTGCATCACCCCGTGGGCGGCGATCTGCCCCAGATCCTTCACCTTCTCCACCGTGGCGTCGATCCCGAGTTCGTCCAGGGCGAGAACCACATTGTCGTAAAGGGCTTCACACCGGGGGCACCCCGGCCCAAGGACCCTGATTTCCCTGACCATATCGCCACCTCCCTTTTGATAATTAAAGGCTTACAAGAAAATGCCCGTAAAACCACCCGCAGAGGGTGGAGATCATCACCACCAGGGCCACATAGGCCAGGGTCTTTCGGGTACCAAGGACCGAACGGATGACCAGCATGCTGGGAAGGGACACCGCCGGCCCGGAAAGAAGAAGGGCCAGAGCCGGGCCCTTGCCCATCCCGGCCCCGAGAAGTCCCTGAAGGATGGGGACCTCGGTCAGGGTGGCGAAGTACATGAAGGCCCCGGAGACGGCAGCAAAGAAGTTGGCCGCAAGTCCGTTCCCACCCACCAGCTCGGCCACGAGGTGCGAGGGGATGAGGGCCTCGTGGCCGGGACGGCCCAGAAAGAATCCGGCCCCGAGCACCCCGAGAAAGAGAAGGGGAAGGATCTGGCGGGCCAGCCAGTAGGAGGACTCGAACCATTCCCGGGCCTCGCCTCCGGTGCGCCAGAGGGCGAACGAAAGCACCACCACCCCGGAAAGAAAGGCGATCTCGTGGCCCCGGGAGAGGACTTCCCCCAGGGT
The window above is part of the Thermosulfurimonas sp. F29 genome. Proteins encoded here:
- the argF gene encoding ornithine carbamoyltransferase; translation: MKHLKRILDLRPEEAEGLIRRGLELKKRLRAGVPHRPLLGKILALIFEKPSTRTRVSFEAAMMKLGGQTIFLSSRDLQLARGEPLKDTARVLSRYVDGIVVRTFGQEVVEELAAYAEVPVINGLSDRFHPCQVLSDLMTVVETGRKLGDLVVAWVGDGNNMANSWIEAAALFGFELRLACPEGYDPDPEVLEEARSRGARIALLRDPVEAVRGAEVVNTDVWASMGQEAEAEERRRVFQPYQVNSRLLRHAAPEAIVLHCLPAHRGEEITEEVLEGPQSVVWDQSENKMWLHAAVLEKLLA
- a CDS encoding thioredoxin family protein, with the translated sequence MVREIRVLGPGCPRCEALYDNVVLALDELGIDATVEKVKDLGQIAAHGVMQTPGLVVDGRVVSQGKVLSVEEIKELLRSR
- a CDS encoding efflux RND transporter permease subunit, whose protein sequence is MDTGIVKIAFETGANTSLSRTEEIVNRMEEIIRRTPGFIRMATVVGSEPGVISFGAERTPQQGLITVHFVDRFHRKESIWKIERRLRERFLEIPGLRYVHVYDFGATPLSSIAAPVDVMISGPDRRVLDQLADQVVVRLHEVRGLVSVSRNWYPDRVEILIRPDLEKAVRYGLSPLDLARTVRAAFSGARASVLRVPGEDGYVIRVRLPDGERRALSDLDTLPVHTPRGTIPLNEMARLEESRTLTVYRRQGLSPVVDVLGYRYTTAITHLQAQVNRLLAVLPLPPGYRISQEGEIKHMKEAFGRLRRALLLALMLLYFSLVPTFRSFLDPLTIMVAIPLSVIGAVWGLLFVGRHFCMPAAMGMILLAGIVVNNSILLIDFIRRARARGKDLHEAIEEAIRVRTRPIVMTALGTITGMLPIAAERALGLERLSPLAVVAIGGLIVATLLTLLYVPLFYTFFEDLRKELTKIIPLPPKNRA
- a CDS encoding bifunctional diguanylate cyclase/phosphodiesterase, with product MALFELWRRIVQLISCKGARQLEDLLGQLFFELSARVFQAYFEARERDLREAREELEVLTRIYALLREINLLIFEERSDPRKLFQEACGIMIRTGGFALAWVGLAGEVVAAAGETAVLEGVPPLKEIAEGKNPHLVTLKEGRSVIVLDTRDEDIFAVWAEKVRDFGFGSFVSLPLYLDGLKGVLALYAEAPLHFTDREVRLLEEIARDLSLGYLHIVKTRELEKALFRDLLTGLPNQRFLLAALEHEIEVARIEKLSLALVKLDLDHFSSLNMELGRLKGDRILKVVGERLSRLVNQAGTLARIGSDEFAFSYLLQRISPALLLTHLENLFQEPIRVEQEEVKVSASVGIALFPEDASSPEDLMEAASVALREAKTRAPHGVAFFSPNLSKKAFRHFALIRELEKALGEQQFELFFQPRIRLRERRPASLEALLRWRHPERGLVMPGEFIPVLEESGLIVEVGCWVILEAARFLRACRESFPKMRISFNVSVKQFLARDRLIRVLQEILEDGFLPPGALEVEITESLLLEAGPEAKSLLSRIHELGIEIALDDFGTGYSSFAYLKEIPARTLKVDYSFVRGLPESREDAEAVMAIVSMARNLGKRVVAEGVERREQLAFLAGLGVDEVQGFLFSRPLVAEETLKFLNNFRSERFFW
- a CDS encoding 5-formyltetrahydrofolate cyclo-ligase, encoding MISEAPPDIMELKKQLRKEMLQKRSELSPEERENLSLSICHRFLKTELFERSRTILFFASFGTEVNLFPALGAALLQGKRVGLPRTVISRRTLFFHQIFTLGELVPGPYGILEPPPENPLISPDEVDLVLVPGLAFDRSGYRLGYGGGFYDRFLREIRAIKVAPAFSFQVVKNLPHEKHDLPVDFIITEREIIIPEISPLAP
- a CDS encoding efflux RND transporter periplasmic adaptor subunit produces the protein MRRIKPLLVLLVAGLAIVFAVQKVREKRAALRRLPPPRRAPLPVEVAPIRRGKLLLTEHYLGEIRPLLSARISSRLSGYLLSLTKYEGDRVEKGEVLARIDDAPIRARIASLRARIEAARVSYLTRKRIFERDRVLYREKAISEEAFELSESAFRETAARLETLRAELSAAENDLTYTVIRAPFSGVVTARLAEPGDMVVPGKALLVIEAPSRGYRVLVGVPQRMAVRFRPGAPAFLTEGERRLAVRIFRVHPAVGEGGLATVEIRLPSRPFGLPSGARVGVDLATGEAEGFIVPLRALLETTKGAYVFTVERGEGGFRVRVVRVKVRGRSGGEVVLSGDLSPGVPVVVAEESTLLRLHEGEEVLPERENS
- a CDS encoding TolC family protein, with protein sequence MRVLLLWGAIFLLSSGVLAGERLTLEEALSRALRNNPEILARAHEIRAAEGERRAARGVLLPQLDFLAEARRLSDPQAVTPIKGPGKFPAFSRDIYYAGVELRLPLYEGGRLRSLVRLSGIRTVLAESLRRETALDLLANVKGTYFMGLYLRGLIRARERVLAALKREEKDAALRLRVGRVPPLDLLRMKSRVKSEEAALASARQALRRVKEALSVLMGESPRSDFELSGNLTLIPLPREPEWERILFCLPEVEAARREFEAARERVRLERSGHLPRLDFLVDYGRRAGSGLHDDEEVWEAGFRLRLNLFSGGTISARVAAARARELSARERLRQVELSVRRRVLAALSEAAEARARVRALEAARQAAREAFRVESLRYRTGAGTVTDLLAAQAAWSETEAAYREALYRYARAVVSYQRATGEIARGLLQLPCEGESHAQD